One genomic window of Chondrinema litorale includes the following:
- a CDS encoding homocysteine S-methyltransferase family protein produces the protein MSYTQFSYRPLKTRFITDGGLETSLIFKHGIELPYFAAFDLINNRNHKAILLNYYQQYIDLAKKYDTGFIFESPTWRANIDYGVKLGYNQLELFEINSKIINQMRRLSRQFAGHQKQIFVSGCIGPRYDAYNPAESMTPEIANNYHSLQIDAFKSSNADVATAMTMSNISEALGITQAAQREDLPVIISYTLETDGRLPSGESLEDAISLIDEITEAYPLYYMINCAHPTHFLHVLDPDESWTRRIMGVRANASCKCHSDLDECKTLDAGDKHDLAHQYIKLHEKLPNLMVYGGCCGTDISHIEAICQACLMKV, from the coding sequence ATGTCATACACCCAATTTTCTTACAGACCATTAAAGACTAGATTTATTACCGATGGTGGGCTGGAAACATCACTCATTTTTAAGCATGGAATAGAACTACCCTATTTTGCTGCTTTCGACCTCATTAACAACCGGAATCACAAAGCCATTTTGCTTAACTATTATCAGCAGTATATCGACTTGGCGAAGAAGTATGATACAGGTTTTATTTTCGAGAGCCCGACTTGGAGAGCCAACATAGATTACGGTGTAAAACTAGGATATAACCAATTAGAACTGTTTGAGATAAATAGTAAAATTATCAATCAGATGCGTCGCCTAAGCAGGCAGTTTGCCGGACACCAAAAGCAAATTTTTGTGAGTGGTTGCATTGGCCCTCGTTACGATGCTTACAATCCGGCAGAGTCGATGACGCCAGAAATAGCCAATAACTACCACAGCTTGCAAATAGATGCTTTTAAGAGCAGCAATGCTGATGTTGCCACTGCCATGACGATGAGCAACATTTCAGAAGCGTTGGGTATCACCCAAGCAGCACAGAGGGAAGATTTACCAGTAATAATTTCTTATACTTTAGAAACAGATGGGAGGCTACCAAGTGGCGAATCGCTTGAAGATGCCATTAGCTTGATCGACGAAATTACAGAAGCTTATCCGCTTTACTATATGATAAACTGTGCGCATCCAACGCATTTTTTACATGTGCTAGATCCTGATGAAAGTTGGACGAGACGCATTATGGGTGTAAGAGCAAATGCTTCTTGCAAGTGTCATTCAGATTTAGACGAATGTAAAACTTTAGATGCTGGAGATAAGCACGACTTGGCTCATCAGTATATAAAACTACACGAAAAATTACCAAATCTTATGGTTTATGGTGGCTGCTGTGGCACTGATATTTCGCATATAGAAGCGATTTGTCAGGCATGTTTAATGAAAGTCTAA
- a CDS encoding NAD(P)-dependent oxidoreductase: protein MRIFNRILILGATGRTGRHTLDASLHRGFKVNCLVRDKNKVHVQHENLQVFEGNPSDYQALCEASKGCHYLISTLNISRKSDFPWAKLRTPENFLSNVMHNILTLANVHPFQKVVLCSAWGVGETNNDLPVWFKWMIDNSNIKVAYKDHDKQEKLLMQSDLNWTIIRPVGLTNSKKIQDIIESFGNEPKPALTISRKSVARYMLDALENQELSTKTPVISAR from the coding sequence ATGAGAATTTTCAATCGAATCTTAATTCTCGGTGCAACTGGACGCACAGGACGGCATACTCTTGACGCTTCATTACATAGAGGCTTTAAAGTGAACTGCCTTGTTCGAGATAAAAACAAGGTGCATGTACAGCATGAAAACCTTCAGGTATTTGAAGGAAATCCGTCAGATTATCAGGCTTTATGCGAAGCCTCAAAAGGTTGCCATTACTTAATAAGTACACTCAATATTTCTAGAAAATCTGATTTCCCTTGGGCAAAATTGCGAACACCAGAAAACTTTCTTTCTAATGTGATGCATAACATTTTAACCCTTGCTAATGTGCATCCTTTTCAGAAAGTAGTGCTTTGCTCTGCTTGGGGAGTTGGTGAAACTAATAATGATTTACCAGTTTGGTTTAAGTGGATGATTGATAACAGCAATATCAAAGTAGCTTATAAAGACCACGATAAACAAGAAAAATTGCTCATGCAATCTGACCTTAACTGGACGATTATCCGACCGGTTGGTCTCACCAATTCTAAGAAAATTCAAGATATTATAGAGTCGTTTGGAAACGAACCAAAACCAGCACTCACGATCAGTAGAAAAAGTGTTGCCAGATATATGTTAGACGCACTGGAAAATCAGGAACTCAGCACAAAAACTCCTGTAATCTCAGCTAGATAA
- a CDS encoding LysE family translocator, with protein MEIELILSFIGASILLTVMPGPDNIFVLTESITKGQRNGIAISIGLSSGILIHTIAAATGLSIIIQKSAIAFSVIKYLGAAYLFYLAVMAVKDKKPVIGIDAIKKEPEKSFLQLVRKGFFMNVLNPKVSLFFIAFLPQFISNTGFAASYQMLVLGFIFMIQAILIFAFISVLASKLTGVLNSDKFWNITKWSKVSVLAALGLTLAFSKK; from the coding sequence ATGGAGATAGAGTTAATTTTATCATTTATAGGAGCTTCGATATTGCTCACCGTTATGCCGGGGCCCGATAATATTTTTGTGCTTACTGAAAGCATTACCAAAGGGCAAAGAAATGGAATCGCCATTTCAATAGGTTTGAGTTCTGGAATATTGATTCATACTATTGCCGCTGCTACTGGTCTTTCAATCATTATTCAAAAATCTGCGATTGCCTTTTCTGTGATTAAATATTTAGGTGCTGCCTATCTTTTCTATTTGGCAGTAATGGCTGTAAAAGATAAAAAGCCTGTTATCGGGATTGATGCCATTAAAAAAGAGCCTGAAAAAAGCTTTTTACAACTAGTGAGAAAGGGTTTCTTTATGAATGTATTGAACCCAAAAGTTTCCCTGTTTTTTATCGCCTTTTTGCCTCAATTTATTAGCAACACAGGTTTTGCTGCCTCTTATCAAATGTTGGTTCTTGGATTCATCTTTATGATTCAAGCCATACTCATCTTTGCATTTATTTCTGTGTTAGCTAGTAAATTAACTGGTGTACTCAACAGCGATAAGTTTTGGAACATTACCAAATGGAGCAAAGTAAGTGTGCTCGCTGCTTTAGGATTAACATTAGCTTTTTCTAAGAAGTAG
- a CDS encoding GNAT family N-acetyltransferase, producing the protein MTSKNSFHITLAESTKDLEQILALQQKNHFQNISSEVKDQEGFVTVVHNLELLTSMNSTAKQVIAKDGDEVVGYALVMTEAFQDLIPVLKPMFEMFKDIDFKGKKVTEYTYYVMGQICVAEGYRGSGVFSKMYAKHKEVYASQFDLCITEVSTSNKRSMRAHEKVGFVTVHTNADEFDEWNILVWDWE; encoded by the coding sequence ATGACATCAAAAAATTCATTTCACATCACACTGGCAGAATCCACAAAAGATTTAGAACAGATATTAGCGCTTCAGCAAAAGAACCATTTCCAAAATATTTCTTCAGAAGTAAAAGACCAAGAGGGCTTTGTAACGGTAGTGCATAATCTGGAATTACTTACCAGTATGAATTCCACTGCTAAACAAGTAATTGCCAAAGACGGAGACGAAGTGGTCGGTTATGCATTGGTAATGACAGAAGCTTTTCAAGATTTAATTCCTGTTTTAAAGCCCATGTTTGAGATGTTTAAAGACATTGATTTTAAGGGCAAAAAAGTAACCGAATACACCTACTATGTAATGGGGCAAATTTGCGTGGCAGAAGGCTATAGAGGTTCAGGAGTTTTTAGTAAGATGTATGCCAAACACAAAGAAGTGTATGCTAGCCAATTCGATCTATGTATTACAGAAGTTTCTACCAGTAATAAACGCTCAATGCGAGCACATGAGAAAGTAGGTTTTGTAACCGTGCATACCAATGCAGATGAGTTCGACGAATGGAATATTTTAGTTTGGGATTGGGAATGA
- a CDS encoding TlpA family protein disulfide reductase, protein MKTSDITKLLLILLMPIMVMSCKDGQTRNEGKIVLTFENPSKKKILLTYIDDWSIPHKMAVQDITNQIKIPTLRPYLDISLQDKSGLTSYFLFKNGDSIHIDLSSKDPHAKILNRQVPVYETNFGKWKQNELFGEKEPAKERFFDYWSLVNGGFSLITGDDMAEELQPVKTEAFNELVLENNFIDSLVTKERLDRYTASYFKAKNQMLDMLLNLHGINSIDCTKKAMVTQAFEEAHIGLPTQMGNTVAYTFWDDFLNTFYDNCLNKSAVGRNRLREFIASTNEFPSTMRDLLVFKHAEWILQTLSVAKGIEILQELSNNPMHKVWVEHFSKKYNLDQGFDTEWLVYSNNGESITFNELLYRHHGKLLYIDIWASWCHPCLVQMPYFEKLKRAYSVKGVDFIYISIDENPKNWKWAEEKYLSFDKGNSYRVDSSGYELLKTEFNLNTVPRDLLFGRNGDLLHLDAPQPSSLEIQHTLDEINSDF, encoded by the coding sequence ATGAAAACTAGTGATATAACAAAACTGCTTCTTATTTTGCTCATGCCAATAATGGTAATGAGCTGCAAAGACGGTCAGACAAGGAACGAGGGCAAGATCGTTCTGACATTTGAAAACCCTTCAAAAAAAAAGATCCTCCTAACATATATCGATGACTGGTCTATTCCACATAAAATGGCCGTTCAAGACATAACAAACCAAATAAAGATACCAACCTTGAGGCCTTACCTAGATATAAGTCTACAAGACAAGTCAGGCCTCACTTCCTATTTTTTATTTAAAAATGGGGACAGCATACATATTGATCTTAGTTCAAAAGATCCCCATGCCAAAATTCTAAATAGGCAAGTACCTGTTTATGAAACCAATTTTGGAAAATGGAAACAAAATGAATTGTTTGGTGAAAAAGAACCTGCTAAAGAAAGGTTCTTCGATTATTGGTCACTAGTAAATGGAGGTTTTAGTTTGATAACCGGAGATGACATGGCCGAGGAGTTGCAACCAGTCAAGACCGAGGCTTTCAACGAGCTTGTTCTAGAAAATAACTTTATCGATTCCCTAGTTACAAAAGAGAGATTGGACAGATATACCGCATCGTATTTCAAGGCGAAAAACCAGATGCTAGACATGCTGCTGAACTTACATGGAATCAATTCTATTGATTGTACTAAGAAAGCGATGGTAACCCAAGCTTTTGAAGAAGCACATATTGGCTTGCCCACCCAAATGGGCAATACCGTTGCTTATACCTTTTGGGATGATTTTCTAAATACATTTTATGATAATTGTTTGAATAAAAGTGCAGTAGGTAGAAACCGTCTAAGGGAGTTTATTGCCTCAACAAATGAGTTCCCATCGACTATGCGTGACCTACTTGTTTTCAAGCACGCAGAGTGGATATTACAAACTTTATCAGTAGCAAAAGGTATTGAAATCTTGCAAGAACTCAGCAATAACCCTATGCATAAGGTATGGGTAGAACACTTTTCTAAGAAATATAACCTCGATCAAGGTTTCGATACCGAATGGTTAGTATATAGCAATAATGGTGAATCCATTACTTTCAACGAACTACTCTACAGGCATCACGGTAAATTGCTTTATATAGATATTTGGGCATCATGGTGCCACCCTTGTTTGGTTCAAATGCCATATTTTGAAAAGCTTAAAAGAGCATATAGTGTGAAAGGTGTTGACTTTATTTACATTTCGATTGACGAAAACCCAAAAAACTGGAAATGGGCAGAAGAAAAATATTTGTCTTTTGATAAGGGCAACAGTTACAGGGTAGATAGTTCAGGTTATGAGTTATTAAAAACGGAGTTTAACTTGAATACAGTTCCAAGAGATCTTCTATTTGGAAGAAATGGAGACCTGTTGCATTTGGATGCACCTCAACCAAGTTCCCTTGAGATACAACATACATTGGATGAAATTAATAGTGATTTTTAA
- a CDS encoding VOC family protein, protein MQGLRTTIYKVGDIEEAKKWYSEVFETTPYFDEPFYVGFNIKGYELGLQPEEQPVVGKAESVVTYWGVEEIEKEYERLVALGASKHEDPVNVGGEIMTATVKDPWGNLIGIIYNPEFKLEE, encoded by the coding sequence ATGCAAGGTTTAAGAACAACTATTTACAAAGTTGGCGACATTGAAGAAGCAAAAAAATGGTACAGCGAAGTATTTGAAACCACTCCCTATTTTGATGAGCCTTTTTATGTGGGCTTTAACATAAAAGGTTACGAGTTGGGTTTGCAGCCCGAAGAACAGCCCGTAGTTGGTAAAGCCGAAAGTGTAGTAACTTATTGGGGAGTAGAAGAGATTGAGAAAGAATACGAAAGACTCGTTGCTCTGGGTGCAAGCAAACACGAAGACCCCGTAAACGTAGGTGGTGAGATTATGACAGCCACCGTAAAAGACCCTTGGGGAAACCTAATTGGCATTATCTACAATCCCGAATTTAAACTGGAAGAGTAA
- a CDS encoding SRPBCC family protein, producing MISKSSIKIKASATRIWEILVTPEIAKSYFFGAEIETDWKVGSPITFTGEYNGNKYQEKGILLCVVPNTQLQYSHWSNFDGLPDEPENYRTWTFDLEEMNGMSQLSISEDNIPTEKQKNRSDEFWAEVLLKIKHLAEA from the coding sequence TTGATTTCGAAATCTTCAATTAAAATAAAAGCATCGGCAACTAGGATTTGGGAGATACTAGTTACACCTGAAATAGCAAAATCGTATTTCTTTGGAGCAGAAATAGAAACAGATTGGAAGGTTGGTAGCCCGATTACCTTTACAGGAGAATATAATGGAAATAAATATCAGGAAAAAGGTATTCTTCTCTGTGTAGTACCAAATACGCAACTTCAATATTCTCATTGGAGTAATTTTGATGGCTTACCTGACGAACCCGAAAACTATAGAACTTGGACGTTTGATTTAGAAGAAATGAATGGAATGAGTCAATTAAGCATTTCTGAAGATAACATACCTACAGAGAAGCAGAAAAACCGCTCTGACGAATTTTGGGCTGAAGTTCTTTTAAAAATAAAGCATCTAGCTGAAGCGTAA
- a CDS encoding HAD family hydrolase, with product MTETIKLADIKAVLFDFDDTLVQTTKTKYEAIKAIGSRYYNHQFTNEMIDEHWGIAFNKFYHNLFADLDTDMSRVMERRTIVTKEFPNQLFSDTNSTLSSLKKQCKLGIVSAASKETIHAEIHQTGLDISTLQFIQSADDTDFHKPDPRVFEPALARLEKEQIDKSEILYVGDSLKDFYAARDAGLHFVGIANVTTSDAVFTKERAAYVNSLNELLALV from the coding sequence ATGACAGAGACTATAAAATTAGCCGATATAAAGGCAGTATTGTTTGATTTTGATGACACACTCGTTCAAACCACAAAAACGAAATATGAGGCTATAAAAGCTATTGGTAGCAGGTATTACAATCATCAATTTACAAATGAAATGATAGATGAACATTGGGGTATTGCTTTCAACAAGTTTTACCACAATCTTTTTGCTGATCTCGACACAGATATGAGTCGAGTAATGGAAAGAAGAACGATCGTAACCAAAGAGTTTCCTAATCAATTATTTTCAGATACCAATTCCACCTTATCCAGTTTAAAAAAGCAATGTAAACTGGGCATAGTTTCCGCCGCTTCTAAAGAAACTATTCATGCAGAAATTCATCAAACTGGTTTAGATATTTCGACTTTACAGTTTATTCAATCAGCAGATGATACAGATTTTCATAAACCAGACCCAAGGGTTTTTGAGCCTGCTTTAGCGCGACTAGAAAAAGAGCAAATTGATAAATCTGAGATTTTGTATGTAGGCGATTCGCTCAAAGATTTTTATGCAGCCAGAGATGCCGGATTACATTTTGTGGGCATTGCAAATGTGACAACCTCAGATGCTGTGTTCACTAAAGAGCGAGCAGCTTATGTAAATTCCCTCAACGAACTGCTAGCACTTGTGTAG
- a CDS encoding carboxypeptidase-like regulatory domain-containing protein: MKMNKIYHVLILLLFCAQTSASQDIITIKGRVQDNGEPLANVACFLKNNNYIGDLTDKEGHFSLILPKVLLYDSLVISCMGFDKQVLPLTSIAIQDGSINISLIPTTTLLPEVVIRSDEDMLKELMLSAFSKIAKNYPKKAHQLEGFYRKVSTRDHQFTHLQEASITIQDKGYHTDPSGSKIRINEFRQSQEWDERDSLLEIYIDKSAEALVEKFNVPIHPMKKIYEQSYLRMFKQPSTHFNLASFKKYIDQYQCELVDLIVTEGDTVYQIAFRSVQSPLPLNNTTYVKINAKDLAIVEYQFNHWGGEWSQLVKFKKFDGRYYPQMIQTTQPRIIDRDIHLERMDIETIWFDSPKTKTFQKIKSNAAIDRTKTPVQLEEPYAPDFWSKYKIHQEHPLEQGVKKSLEMHRSLDDQFKSPKSPHAKYEN; encoded by the coding sequence ATGAAAATGAATAAAATATATCATGTTTTAATACTGTTGCTCTTTTGTGCCCAAACATCTGCTTCCCAAGATATAATTACGATAAAAGGAAGGGTTCAAGATAATGGGGAGCCCTTGGCAAATGTAGCATGTTTTCTAAAAAACAATAACTATATAGGTGATCTTACTGACAAAGAAGGTCATTTTTCTCTCATACTCCCGAAAGTGCTTCTCTATGATTCCCTGGTCATATCCTGTATGGGGTTTGATAAACAGGTGTTGCCACTTACCTCAATAGCGATACAGGATGGATCGATAAATATCTCACTGATTCCGACGACTACGCTGCTACCAGAAGTAGTAATACGGTCAGACGAGGACATGCTAAAAGAGCTCATGCTAAGTGCTTTCTCCAAAATAGCTAAAAACTACCCTAAAAAGGCACACCAGCTAGAAGGGTTCTATCGGAAGGTCTCGACAAGAGACCACCAGTTTACCCATTTGCAAGAGGCGAGTATTACTATTCAGGACAAGGGATACCATACCGACCCTTCTGGCTCCAAAATAAGGATCAACGAGTTCCGCCAGTCCCAAGAATGGGACGAGCGTGATAGCCTTTTGGAGATATACATCGATAAGTCTGCCGAGGCATTAGTGGAAAAGTTCAATGTGCCCATACACCCCATGAAAAAAATATATGAACAGTCTTACCTCCGGATGTTCAAGCAACCATCAACCCATTTTAACTTGGCATCTTTCAAGAAATATATAGACCAGTATCAATGTGAGTTGGTCGACCTCATTGTAACGGAGGGGGACACTGTCTACCAAATAGCATTCCGGTCAGTACAATCCCCATTGCCATTGAACAACACTACATATGTGAAAATAAATGCAAAAGACCTTGCTATAGTCGAGTACCAATTTAATCATTGGGGTGGGGAATGGTCGCAATTGGTGAAGTTCAAAAAATTCGACGGGCGCTATTACCCCCAAATGATACAGACTACCCAGCCGCGCATAATTGACCGGGACATACACTTGGAACGCATGGATATTGAGACCATTTGGTTTGATTCTCCAAAGACAAAAACCTTCCAAAAAATCAAATCAAATGCGGCTATTGACAGGACTAAAACCCCAGTTCAATTGGAAGAACCGTATGCCCCTGATTTTTGGAGCAAGTACAAAATACATCAAGAGCATCCTTTGGAGCAAGGTGTAAAAAAAAGCTTGGAGATGCATCGCTCTCTCGATGACCAATTCAAATCACCCAAAAGTCCCCATGCCAAGTATGAAAACTAG
- a CDS encoding class I SAM-dependent methyltransferase produces the protein MSQIETNWNPELYNNKYAFVYGYGESLIELLNPQKDERILDVGCGSGQLTQKIAELAKEAVGLDYSADMIADAKAKFPEVTFKVASAADFEFDEMFDALFSNAALHWVTSYKEAAQCMYKSLKTGGRLVLEMGGKGNVGIVVSELKNQLVIKGYPTQAAMELWYFPSVGEYASVLEEAGFRVTFAQHYDRPTELADAATGIKDWLSMFGKTFFEGVAPEDIESIKEAVQQNVKSSCFVDGKWYADYKRLRIIAVKE, from the coding sequence ATGAGTCAGATTGAAACTAACTGGAATCCCGAACTTTATAATAACAAATACGCCTTTGTTTACGGATATGGAGAAAGCCTTATAGAATTGCTAAATCCACAAAAAGATGAGCGAATTCTTGATGTAGGCTGCGGTTCCGGACAACTGACTCAAAAAATTGCTGAGCTTGCCAAAGAAGCTGTCGGTCTCGATTATTCAGCCGATATGATTGCCGATGCTAAAGCAAAATTCCCAGAGGTAACTTTTAAAGTAGCCAGTGCTGCCGATTTCGAATTCGACGAAATGTTTGATGCTTTGTTTTCTAATGCCGCTTTGCACTGGGTAACCAGCTACAAAGAAGCTGCTCAATGTATGTACAAAAGCCTTAAAACAGGTGGTAGATTAGTTTTAGAAATGGGTGGCAAAGGCAATGTAGGCATTGTAGTAAGCGAACTAAAAAATCAATTAGTAATCAAAGGTTATCCAACTCAGGCAGCAATGGAGCTTTGGTATTTTCCATCAGTAGGGGAGTATGCTTCTGTTTTAGAAGAGGCTGGCTTTAGAGTCACTTTTGCCCAGCACTACGACAGACCCACCGAACTGGCAGATGCTGCTACTGGTATTAAAGACTGGCTTTCTATGTTTGGTAAAACCTTTTTCGAAGGAGTTGCCCCAGAAGATATAGAAAGCATAAAAGAAGCCGTACAGCAAAATGTAAAATCAAGCTGCTTTGTAGATGGCAAATGGTATGCAGACTACAAAAGACTAAGAATTATCGCTGTTAAGGAGTGA
- a CDS encoding NAD-dependent epimerase/dehydratase family protein, producing MMKILVTGSSGRLGKEIVKLLRQNNYEVLGTDLVKSETTDEILDIRNLDSVLQITKSIDAIIHTAAIHGKHYELNYPREEFIAANINGTFNLLKACVQNGISKLVYTSTTSIYGEAMVDNSKAVWVTEKLTPIPRDIYDITKLTAELLCKDYFEKEQIETTVLRVSRFLPEIDNLKAIHRLYRGLDEEDGAMAHMLALQKHFDSFEIFNISNHSAFKETDVDMLYQNPKEVILKYYPQAETFFERENWQFPQKIDRVYVIEKAIKLLGYKPAHNFETFLK from the coding sequence ATGATGAAAATACTAGTAACAGGTTCTTCGGGAAGGTTAGGCAAAGAAATAGTAAAACTGTTAAGGCAAAATAACTATGAGGTTTTAGGTACAGATTTGGTTAAAAGTGAAACCACAGATGAAATACTGGATATCCGAAATTTGGATAGTGTATTGCAAATCACCAAATCGATAGATGCCATTATCCACACGGCGGCAATTCATGGGAAGCATTACGAACTCAATTATCCCAGAGAAGAATTTATTGCAGCCAACATCAACGGTACTTTTAACCTCTTAAAAGCTTGTGTGCAAAATGGTATTTCTAAACTGGTTTACACAAGTACCACTTCCATTTATGGAGAGGCAATGGTGGATAATAGCAAAGCTGTTTGGGTAACAGAAAAGTTAACACCGATTCCCCGAGACATCTACGACATTACCAAACTTACAGCCGAGTTACTGTGTAAAGATTATTTTGAGAAAGAGCAGATTGAAACCACCGTGTTACGCGTATCTCGCTTTTTACCAGAAATAGATAATTTAAAAGCTATTCATAGACTTTATCGCGGTTTAGATGAAGAAGATGGTGCAATGGCACACATGCTGGCTTTGCAAAAACATTTCGATTCTTTTGAAATCTTCAACATCTCTAACCACAGTGCATTTAAAGAAACTGATGTGGACATGTTGTACCAAAACCCGAAAGAGGTAATTTTGAAATACTATCCTCAAGCAGAGACTTTCTTTGAGCGAGAAAACTGGCAATTCCCTCAAAAAATAGACAGGGTATACGTGATTGAAAAAGCGATAAAGTTGTTGGGCTACAAACCGGCTCATAACTTCGAAACATTCTTAAAATAG